A single genomic interval of Lynx canadensis isolate LIC74 chromosome A2, mLynCan4.pri.v2, whole genome shotgun sequence harbors:
- the LOC115505228 gene encoding olfactory receptor-like protein OLF4 has protein sequence MEPGNITRISKFLLLGFAERPELQLLIFGLFLSMYLITVFGNLLILLAVSSDSRLHTPMYFFLANLSFVDICFTSTTVPKMLWNMQTQTKVITYEDCITQMNFFVTFAGMDDFLLSVMAYDRFVAICHPLQYTVIMSPRLCALLVLVSWITSVLHSLLQTSMVLQLSFCTEVETPHFFCELNQMIQLASSDTFLDNLVMYFAAMLLAGGPLVGILYSYSRIVSSIRGISSAQGKYKAFSTCASHLSVVSLFYCASLGVYLSSAATHSSRSSATASVMYTVVTPMLNPFIYSLRNRDIKRALKRIVGIQ, from the coding sequence ATGGAACCAGGAAATATCACACGGATATCAAAATTTCTGCTTCTGGGATTTGCAGAGAGACCAGAACTGCAGCTCCTCATTTTTGGGCTTTTCCTCTCCATGTACCTGATCACTGTGTTTGGGAACCTGCTCATCCTCCTGGCCGTCAGCTCTGACTCCCGCCTCCAcacgcccatgtacttcttcctggccaACCTGTCCTTTGTGGACATCTGCTTCACCTCCACCACCGTCCCGAAGATGCTCTGGAACATGCAGACCCAGACCAAAGTCATAACCTATGAGGACTGCATCACACAAATGAACTTTTTCGTAACCTTTGCAGGGATGGACGACTTTCTCCTGAGTGTGATGGCCTATGACAGGTTTGTGGCCATCTGCCACCCCCTGCAATACACGGTCATCATGAGCCCCCGGCTCTGTGCACTGCTGGTTCTGGTGTCCTGGATCACGAGTGTCCTGCATTCCTTGTTACAAACTTCAATGGTTTTGCAGCTGTCCTTCTGTACAGAGGTAGAGACCCCCCACTTTTTCTGTGAACTCAATCAGATGATCCAACTTGCCTCTTCTGACACCTTTCTTGATAACTTGGTGATGTATTTTGCAGCTATGCTGCTGGCTGGAGGTCCCCTCGTTGGGATCCTTTACTCTTACTCCAGGATAGTTTCCTCCATACGTGGGATCTCATCAGCTCAGGGCAAGTATAAAGCATTTTCTACCTGTGCATCTCACCTCTCGGTTGTCTCCTTATTTTATTGTGCAAGCCTAGGTGTGTACCTTAGCTCTGCTGCTACCCACAGCTCACGGTCAAGTGCCACAGCCTCGGTGATGTACACGGTGGTCACGcccatgctgaaccccttcatctacagcctgaggaacagaGACATAAAGAGGGCTCTGAAAAGAATCGTTGGGATCCAGTGA